Proteins encoded within one genomic window of Spiroplasma endosymbiont of Agriotes lineatus:
- a CDS encoding Mbov_0401 family ICE element transposase-like protein — MLEIKNNLKIIENKYWFSLFTTHKNMYTNKCEQLANEYEKLDEYLYKYHYRLKQGYKVVHFVWRTIITIFGDVTFKRRRYKYWNQKSGKFEYVCLLDKEIGLLSKQRIYFDVQFKVLSLSGDGKRYRDVLDALNHCYILKGSISRILNKYDIAEYFQLAEKETKNRIDVKNKDLYIQLDETFLATLDHKVKQDQRIRLVTFHTGHKEKKYKNARRKLENKRGHFLMLKVGKRINTMDYRDLLIKELQKHYVNINYDRIIVCGDGDAWIREIANSFVNVRYILDGYHAIKKLKQTTFNIIFESRKVTLNSWIKLYKDGNHQELIKTIHNVAKNELNKDIKTNLRKASNYFSNNKYGIHNQNLEWNIGCSIESDVSHLVKQQLGYGAKIYNHKNLNNLLHLRMANLNKLNVLHYINENINSEIEIRKEIYKNSLWNKYNNKNDDSWISKGNIVYTNKYITFK, encoded by the coding sequence ATGTTAGAAATTAAAAATAATTTAAAAATCATAGAAAACAAGTATTGATTCAGTTTATTTACAACCCATAAAAATATGTACACCAATAAATGTGAACAACTAGCTAATGAATATGAAAAATTAGATGAATACTTATATAAATATCATTATCGCTTAAAACAAGGTTATAAAGTAGTTCATTTTGTTTGAAGAACAATTATTACAATTTTTGGTGATGTTACTTTTAAACGACGCCGATATAAATATTGAAATCAAAAATCAGGTAAATTTGAATATGTATGTTTGTTAGATAAAGAAATTGGTTTATTGTCTAAACAACGCATTTATTTTGATGTCCAATTTAAAGTTTTAAGTCTTTCGGGTGATGGCAAGCGGTATCGCGATGTTTTAGATGCTCTAAATCATTGTTATATTTTAAAAGGTAGTATTTCGCGTATTTTAAATAAATATGATATTGCTGAATATTTTCAACTAGCAGAAAAAGAAACTAAAAATAGAATTGATGTCAAAAATAAGGATTTATATATTCAACTAGATGAGACATTTTTAGCGACATTAGATCATAAAGTTAAACAAGACCAAAGAATTCGTTTAGTTACTTTTCATACCGGACATAAAGAAAAAAAATACAAAAATGCTCGTAGAAAATTAGAAAACAAACGAGGTCATTTTCTAATGTTAAAAGTTGGTAAACGAATAAATACAATGGATTATCGTGATTTATTAATTAAAGAGTTACAAAAACATTATGTAAATATTAATTATGACAGGATAATTGTTTGTGGTGATGGCGATGCTTGAATTAGAGAAATTGCCAATAGTTTTGTTAATGTTAGATATATTTTAGATGGTTATCATGCTATTAAAAAATTAAAACAAACTACATTTAATATTATTTTTGAAAGTCGCAAAGTAACACTAAATAGTTGAATTAAATTATATAAGGATGGAAATCATCAAGAATTAATCAAAACCATTCATAATGTTGCTAAAAATGAATTAAACAAAGATATTAAAACAAATTTAAGGAAGGCTAGTAATTATTTCAGTAATAATAAATATGGTATTCATAATCAAAATTTAGAATGAAATATTGGTTGTAGCATTGAAAGTGATGTATCACATTTGGTAAAACAACAATTAGGATACGGAGCAAAAATATATAATCATAAGAATTTAAATAACCTATTACATTTAAGAATGGCAAATTTAAACAAATTAAATGTATTACATTATATTAATGAAAATATTAATTCAGAAATAGAAATCAGAAAAGAAATATATAAAAATTCATTATGAAATAAATATAATAATAAAAATGATGATAGTTGAATCAGCAAAGGCAACATTGTATATACAAATAAATATATTACATTTAAGTAA
- the gatB gene encoding Asp-tRNA(Asn)/Glu-tRNA(Gln) amidotransferase subunit GatB: MKLQPVIGIEIHIELKTKTKIFSNSPVTFASIPNSQVNEIDLGYPGSLPSINKQAVVLAIRACQALNMTINPVLSFDRKNYFYPDLPKGYQITQQNNPIGSNGKLTITSNNVQQDILITRLHLEEDTAKQIHLDNITLLDYNRAGIGLIEIVSEPVIYDVETAINYIETLRKTLLHLGVSNAKMSEGSFRCDINISLRPIESKEFFKRVEVKNLNSLNNVKRAIEFEIKRQTDLINQGTPLKGNETRRFDEKTKATILMRSKESTVDYKYFPESNIVPIILEQHWIEDIINTSPESYPQKQIRYVETYGLHINEVNVLLQDIELTNFFEKTIENTKHYRLVLNMLIGDIGAYLKKKMVLY; encoded by the coding sequence ATGAAATTACAACCTGTTATTGGAATTGAAATTCATATTGAATTAAAAACAAAAACAAAGATATTTTCTAATAGTCCGGTAACATTTGCCAGTATTCCTAATAGTCAAGTAAATGAAATTGATTTAGGTTATCCGGGAAGTTTACCTTCTATTAATAAACAAGCAGTAGTATTAGCTATTAGAGCGTGTCAAGCGTTAAATATGACAATTAATCCAGTATTATCATTTGATCGTAAGAATTATTTTTATCCAGATTTACCTAAAGGATATCAAATAACGCAACAAAATAATCCGATTGGTAGTAATGGTAAATTAACGATTACTTCTAATAATGTGCAACAAGATATTTTGATTACGCGGCTGCATTTAGAAGAAGATACAGCCAAACAAATTCATTTGGATAATATTACTTTGTTAGATTATAATCGGGCTGGAATTGGTTTAATTGAGATTGTTAGTGAACCTGTTATTTATGATGTTGAGACGGCAATTAATTATATTGAAACATTGCGTAAGACATTATTACATTTAGGGGTTAGTAATGCTAAAATGAGTGAAGGTTCATTTCGTTGTGATATTAATATTTCTTTACGACCGATAGAAAGTAAGGAATTTTTTAAACGTGTGGAAGTTAAAAATTTAAATTCTTTAAATAATGTTAAAAGAGCTATTGAATTTGAAATTAAACGACAAACTGATTTAATTAATCAAGGAACACCTTTAAAGGGTAATGAGACACGAAGATTTGATGAAAAAACAAAAGCAACAATTTTAATGCGTTCTAAAGAATCAACGGTTGATTATAAGTATTTTCCAGAATCAAATATAGTTCCGATTATTTTAGAACAACATTGAATTGAAGATATTATTAATACTAGTCCAGAATCGTATCCACAAAAACAAATTCGTTATGTAGAAACATATGGTTTGCATATTAATGAAGTTAATGTTTTGTTACAAGATATTGAATTAACTAATTTTTTTGAAAAAACAATTGAAAATACTAAACATTATCGTTTGGTATTAAATATGCTTATTGGTGATATTGGTGCTTATTTAAAAAAAAAGATGGTTCTTTATTAG
- a CDS encoding amidase family protein, which translates to MKITIELLHQQLLQNKTSPIKIVRDAIAKAKKYEHYNGVVKLLEEEAMAIAKHLESMPIPKDNYLFAIPYAVKDNLATKNIVTSGGTKILENFVPTFDSKVVKDINDYQAVNIAKTTLDELGMGGTGLDSFTGFVYNPWNKNYITGGSSSGSAALVALGVVPFALASDTGDSIRKPASYTGVVGIKPTYGLISRYGLFPYAPSLDTVGVLANNVRDCAIVMDAAVKFDANDLTSQQAKEKDYLQNLSADIKKYRLATIKSVNDGLRPLTGVLWSSVISKLKEQGLLIEDIDFPLDLLKALLPVYMVISFAEATSSQSNLTAINFGKRISKDDDSYQNIMIKSRSVLGKTVKRRYVIGAYALAQANQQELFLQAKKVRQKIVDHFEKIFTNYDGLLLPASDGDAPTIEKTINHKLELSDVNNLTNDALLLANFSGVPSITIPIGLVNELPFGMTINCLSFADQKALNIAYGIEKIINFENSCHHRKEK; encoded by the coding sequence ATGAAAATAACAATTGAATTATTACATCAACAATTATTACAAAATAAAACATCACCGATTAAAATTGTTCGTGATGCTATTGCTAAGGCAAAAAAATATGAACATTATAATGGTGTTGTTAAATTATTAGAAGAAGAAGCGATGGCCATTGCTAAGCATTTGGAATCAATGCCAATTCCTAAAGATAATTATTTATTTGCTATACCTTATGCGGTTAAAGATAATTTAGCAACTAAGAATATTGTAACTAGCGGGGGAACAAAAATTTTGGAAAATTTTGTGCCAACATTTGATAGTAAAGTAGTTAAAGATATTAATGATTATCAAGCTGTTAATATTGCTAAAACAACGCTTGATGAATTAGGAATGGGCGGCACCGGTTTGGATAGTTTTACGGGTTTTGTTTATAATCCATGAAATAAAAATTATATTACGGGGGGTAGTTCATCAGGAAGTGCGGCGTTGGTTGCTTTGGGTGTTGTTCCGTTTGCCTTGGCAAGTGATACGGGTGATTCAATTAGAAAACCAGCATCGTATACAGGGGTTGTTGGTATTAAACCGACTTATGGGCTTATTTCTCGCTATGGGTTATTTCCCTATGCACCGTCTTTAGATACCGTTGGTGTACTTGCTAATAATGTTCGCGATTGTGCAATTGTTATGGATGCGGCGGTTAAGTTTGATGCTAATGATTTGACTAGTCAGCAAGCAAAAGAAAAAGATTATTTACAAAACCTTAGTGCTGATATTAAAAAATATCGTTTGGCAACTATTAAGTCGGTTAATGATGGTTTGCGGCCATTAACTGGAGTTTTGTGGTCTTCGGTAATTAGTAAATTAAAAGAACAAGGTTTACTTATTGAGGATATTGATTTTCCCCTTGATTTATTAAAGGCATTATTACCAGTTTATATGGTTATTTCTTTTGCGGAAGCTACTAGTTCGCAAAGTAATTTAACAGCAATTAATTTTGGGAAACGAATTAGTAAAGATGATGATTCTTATCAAAATATTATGATTAAAAGTCGTAGTGTGTTGGGAAAGACAGTTAAAAGAAGATATGTTATTGGGGCATATGCCTTGGCACAAGCAAATCAACAGGAATTATTTTTGCAAGCAAAAAAGGTGCGACAAAAAATTGTTGATCATTTTGAAAAAATTTTTACTAATTATGATGGACTATTATTGCCGGCATCTGATGGTGATGCTCCGACAATTGAGAAAACTATTAATCATAAATTAGAGTTAAGTGATGTTAATAACTTAACAAATGATGCGTTGTTATTAGCTAATTTTTCGGGTGTGCCTTCAATTACAATTCCAATTGGTTTAGTAAATGAATTGCCATTTGGAATGACAATTAATTGTTTATCATTTGCTGATCAAAAGGCGTTAAATATTGCTTATGGAATTGAAAAAATTATTAACTTTGAAAATTCTTGTCATCATCGAAAGGAAAAATAA
- a CDS encoding Asp-tRNA(Asn)/Glu-tRNA(Gln) amidotransferase subunit GatC, with protein MENITSELLREITNNLMLELEEEEYKLLAEEFYIILEQMKLVQTIDVEGYEPMHYPFLNSQHLLREDDNIMINEQSFVLQNAWEVKGDYIVINRVVE; from the coding sequence GTGGAAAATATTACTTCGGAATTATTACGAGAAATTACTAATAATTTAATGCTAGAGTTGGAAGAAGAAGAGTATAAGTTATTAGCAGAAGAGTTTTATATTATTTTAGAACAAATGAAGTTAGTACAGACAATTGATGTGGAAGGTTATGAACCGATGCATTATCCATTTTTAAATTCACAACATTTATTACGCGAAGATGATAATATAATGATCAATGAACAATCATTTGTTTTACAAAATGCGTGAGAAGTAAAAGGTGATTATATTGTTATTAATAGGGTGGTTGAATAA
- a CDS encoding BRCT domain-containing protein, whose translation MRKTRSYYVEELQRLNANITNKVSKNTDYLLVDSNAGNKLENAKKFNFKILTVAEYEQLKEGV comes from the coding sequence ATTCGCAAAACCAGAAGTTATTATGTTGAAGAATTACAAAGATTAAATGCTAATATTACTAATAAAGTTAGTAAAAATACTGATTATTTATTAGTTGATAGTAATGCTGGCAATAAATTAGAAAATGCTAAAAAATTTAATTTTAAAATTTTAACAGTAGCAGAGTATGAACAATTAAAAGAAGGAGTGTAA
- the ligA gene encoding NAD-dependent DNA ligase LigA — protein MNKKLAKKKILLLRKLIKQWNNEYYLENKPSVSDEYYDAKMLNLQQLENDFPQFLSKNSPTQSVSGKVAYGFNKVQHNYPMLSLNNAFTEEDLINFDNQIKSLTGQESIEYLCELKIDGLSVSLQYDNGFLISAATRGDGITGENVTDNVKTIANIPQKIKLVNKLLVRGEVFLAKSDFNDLNELRSKEKMPLFANPRNAAAGSLRQLDAKITASRNLKVFLYYYVNGQENGMKTQEEVLVTLKKLGFPINNEYRLCNSITEVWEYIKEYDLKRKQLDYDTDGIVIKINDLSSYNIIGQTSKSPKWAIAYKYAGIVVTTKLLDIFASIGRTGKVTYNAKLEPVNLQGTVVRAATLHNADYIINRDIRIGDVVLIKKTGDIIPEVINPVLKLRKEGNEPWKLIEYCPNCNSKLENSVLEVDQYCININCSQRIVRSLIHYCSRRAMGVSGVSEKIIIRLYQLGWLKKVSDLYLLENRKQDIITLDNFGEKSFNNMIKAINRSKMKSLQHLLFGLGIRHIGEKTALQLAKHYEDIDNLFRAKSEQLEIIYDIGSVIIESLIDWFSHQENLQLINDLKIYGVNMKYFPIANDNENNPFFS, from the coding sequence ATGAATAAAAAATTAGCAAAAAAGAAAATTTTGCTATTAAGAAAGTTAATTAAGCAGTGAAATAATGAGTATTATTTAGAAAATAAACCATCAGTTAGTGATGAATACTATGATGCGAAGATGTTAAATTTACAACAATTAGAAAATGATTTTCCGCAGTTTTTAAGCAAAAATTCACCAACACAATCTGTTAGTGGTAAAGTAGCTTATGGTTTTAATAAAGTTCAGCATAATTATCCAATGTTAAGTTTAAATAATGCTTTTACCGAAGAAGATTTAATTAATTTTGATAATCAGATAAAATCTTTAACTGGTCAAGAAAGTATTGAATATCTTTGTGAATTAAAAATTGATGGTTTGTCAGTTTCGTTGCAGTATGATAATGGTTTTTTAATATCAGCAGCTACTAGAGGTGATGGTATTACTGGCGAAAATGTTACTGATAATGTTAAAACAATTGCTAATATCCCGCAAAAGATTAAATTAGTAAATAAGTTGTTAGTGCGTGGTGAAGTATTTTTAGCTAAAAGTGATTTTAATGATTTAAATGAATTGCGTTCTAAAGAAAAAATGCCATTATTTGCTAATCCGCGTAACGCTGCTGCTGGTAGTTTGCGCCAATTAGATGCAAAAATTACGGCAAGTCGTAATTTAAAAGTTTTTTTATATTATTATGTTAATGGTCAAGAAAATGGGATGAAAACCCAAGAAGAAGTTTTAGTGACATTAAAAAAATTAGGTTTTCCAATTAATAATGAATATCGTTTATGCAATAGTATTACTGAAGTATGAGAATATATAAAAGAATATGACCTTAAAAGAAAACAATTAGATTATGATACTGATGGCATTGTAATTAAAATTAATGATTTATCATCATATAATATTATTGGACAAACAAGTAAAAGTCCTAAATGAGCAATAGCATACAAATATGCTGGTATTGTGGTAACGACTAAATTACTAGATATCTTTGCATCAATCGGAAGAACGGGTAAAGTAACATATAATGCTAAACTAGAACCAGTAAATTTACAAGGAACAGTTGTTAGGGCAGCGACGTTGCATAATGCTGATTATATTATTAATCGCGATATTCGGATTGGTGATGTTGTATTAATTAAAAAAACTGGTGATATTATTCCTGAAGTTATTAATCCAGTTTTAAAGTTAAGAAAAGAAGGAAATGAACCTTGAAAATTAATTGAATATTGTCCAAATTGTAATAGTAAATTAGAAAATTCTGTTTTAGAAGTTGATCAGTATTGTATTAATATTAATTGTTCGCAAAGAATTGTTCGTTCATTAATACATTATTGTTCAAGAAGAGCAATGGGTGTTAGTGGTGTTAGTGAGAAAATAATTATTCGGTTGTATCAATTAGGTTGATTAAAAAAAGTTAGTGATTTATATTTATTGGAAAATCGGAAACAAGATATTATTACTTTAGATAATTTTGGTGAAAAATCATTTAATAATATGATTAAGGCAATTAATCGTTCAAAGATGAAGTCATTACAACATTTGTTATTTGGTTTAGGAATTCGTCATATTGGTGAGAAAACCGCTTTACAGTTAGCAAAACATTATGAAGATATTGATAATTTATTTAGAGCTAAAAGTGAGCAGTTAGAAATAATTTATGATATTGGTTCGGTCATTATTGAAAGTCTGATTGATTGGTTTTCGCATCAAGAAAATTTACAATTAATTAATGATTTAAAAATTTATGGTGTTAATATGAAATATTTTCCAATAGCAAATGATAATGAAAATAATCCTTTTTTTTCATAA
- the tsaE gene encoding tRNA (adenosine(37)-N6)-threonylcarbamoyltransferase complex ATPase subunit type 1 TsaE, with the protein MVNLQFITHNEAQTEALGAVIAKYVGPGFILLQGTLGTGKTTFTRYLANALQISEVVNSPTFVIMNEYVIPKQSFKLIHMDAYRLNNNEDLEMYEEAFNNNLNIIEWYENVLQIIDFNNALILQWNIIDDTTRVINLSGKGLLATQVIKFLQDNDLNAKC; encoded by the coding sequence GTGGTAAATTTACAGTTTATAACTCATAATGAGGCACAAACAGAAGCTTTGGGGGCTGTTATTGCTAAGTATGTTGGCCCTGGTTTTATTTTGTTACAAGGAACATTGGGAACTGGTAAAACAACATTTACAAGATATTTAGCAAATGCTTTGCAAATTTCAGAGGTAGTTAATTCGCCAACATTTGTTATTATGAATGAGTATGTAATTCCAAAACAATCATTTAAATTAATTCATATGGATGCTTATCGTTTAAATAATAATGAAGATTTAGAGATGTATGAAGAGGCATTTAATAATAATTTAAATATTATTGAATGATATGAAAATGTTTTACAAATTATTGATTTTAATAATGCTTTAATCTTACAATGAAACATAATTGATGACACCACAAGAGTAATCAATTTGAGTGGTAAGGGTCTTCTTGCGACGCAAGTAATTAAATTTTTACAGGACAATGATTTAAATGCTAAATGTTAA
- a CDS encoding type III pantothenate kinase — translation MKLLVDIGNSLINLGVYQENQKLFYEQLSSNINVDKLLSCMEEVLEPFLLKIQRCVVSNVKSKFNSVIELLVEKILLELFTHW, via the coding sequence ATGAAGTTATTAGTTGATATTGGTAATAGTTTAATTAATTTAGGTGTTTATCAAGAAAATCAAAAATTATTTTATGAGCAATTGTCTAGTAATATTAATGTTGATAAATTATTATCTTGTATGGAAGAAGTTCTTGAGCCATTTTTGTTAAAAATTCAACGATGTGTTGTTAGTAATGTTAAATCTAAATTTAATTCGGTAATTGAATTATTAGTTGAAAAAATATTGTTGGAGTTATTTACTCATTGATAG